The Methylomonas rhizoryzae genome includes the window AAATAGACATAAAAAAGCCGGGCTGCTTGGCCCGGCTTGACAGGCTTTATCGGCAATCAAGCGCCGAACGATTGATCCAGCAAGGCGTTATCCAATGTGCCGGCACGAAAACTCTTGCCGGATTCTACAGCCGTGACAATCACGCTGGCCGGGCTGAACAACATTGCATCGACTTTGAAAAAATCGTATTCGTAGGCTTTGAAAATATCGGCAAACGGTTTGCCGTAATCTTTAGAGGTCGAACTCGGCAACGCGTGCGCCAATTTTTCGGCTGCATCGTCGCTGCCTTTTACGAACAAATGCACTTGGCCGGCAAACAATATGGCATCGTTGGTGCGCCCCATCGCTTTGACGAAATTCGGGTGCGGGGGACAAATCGGCGCAGAGCCCGAGCCGTCGACGATATTTTCCAACGGGAAATGCAAAGCGTGTGCTTTGTGCATGGCGACCTCCAATACCCGCCCCACTACCTGCACCCCACCTGCCAAACTACTGGTCGGGGTAACGATGATGGTCAGCTTATCCGCCGGCACGCCGCAAGCCGCCGCCACTTTTTCGACGATTTCGATAGGCGGAATCGCGTCGTTTTCGATGACCAGCACCGTACTGTCGCAAGCGTCGCGGTATTCCAATTCCTGATACAGCTCCTCGACCGGCTCGACATTTCCGTCTTTAACCTTAGTCGCCAGAGCCCGCGCCGGGCCGGAGCCCAAAGCGTAATATTTTCCGTGCGACAAACTCCAGCCGGCGTATTGACTACCCAAACACGACAACACCGGATTGGTGGAATGTACGTTGATAGTCAGCGGCCAATTTTGCGTGTAACAACTATGAGATAACGCCGCAGTTCCCATTCCGCCCATGCAAATCTCGGTGATGATTCTGCCAGCTTCCAAACCGCCCGGCACTTCGATGCCGGCGTCAATTATGGTACAACCATTATCGAACTTGGATACTTTCAGCCTTAACTTGTCCGCGTTCTCTAACAGAGTCTGGACCAAAGGTTGCGTGAGTTTGTTGATACTAGCCTGATATTGCATGGGAATTGGAACCTTGATTGATTAACTTAAGAATAAACTGGGTACGCGCGGTCAAACCCTCGACAAGTTGGCCCGCGTCGTCGGCGGCGGCAATAATACTGCATATAGGTTGACCCTTGCCAATAATAGAACCGGCCGCCGGCCTGTCGCTAACGCAGTCCGGCCAATCCATATTCTCCGGAATTCGTACCGATTTTGCCGCGAAAACGATTTGATAAACCATCGGAGGGCGCCGTTCCATGACAATTCCCGTTACTTTGCCGTCACATGCCGAACAGTGCGCTGAAAACGCCTGTTCTCCATACAATTGTGCGCTAGCCGGAATCCTGGGATTGATCTCTAAAAAATAGCAATCGTCTCCCTCGCACAAGAAATCCAAACTCCCTAAACCGCACAACGGTAAGGCCGCCGCCAATTTCTGCAGCCAATCGGTCACAGTTCGATTAACGGCGACAGAGACTTCTACTCCATTGCGGATAGCACGAAACATGAAGCTCTCTTCCAAGCACCACTGCCGATTGAAACCCAAAATTTTGACCCCCCCATTCCCGGCGACAAACAAAGCCGACATCGATACCCCGGTTTGAAAGCGTTGCCAATAATAGCGACTTGAGTCGACTGCATCTCCGCCAACATAATGCCGAATATCCGTACCGCCTTCCCCGGCCCACGGCTTAAGCAACCACTGCTTGCCATGTTGCGGCGGAACGAACTGCGTTTCAGGGAAGGCAATGCCCAGCACTGTTAAGCGGCGAAACCAAGTCGGCTTATGTTGCAGCGCGCGAACGACTTCGCTACCGTTGCCCAACAAATGTCCTTG containing:
- the mch gene encoding methenyltetrahydromethanopterin cyclohydrolase, coding for MQYQASINKLTQPLVQTLLENADKLRLKVSKFDNGCTIIDAGIEVPGGLEAGRIITEICMGGMGTAALSHSCYTQNWPLTINVHSTNPVLSCLGSQYAGWSLSHGKYYALGSGPARALATKVKDGNVEPVEELYQELEYRDACDSTVLVIENDAIPPIEIVEKVAAACGVPADKLTIIVTPTSSLAGGVQVVGRVLEVAMHKAHALHFPLENIVDGSGSAPICPPHPNFVKAMGRTNDAILFAGQVHLFVKGSDDAAEKLAHALPSSTSKDYGKPFADIFKAYEYDFFKVDAMLFSPASVIVTAVESGKSFRAGTLDNALLDQSFGA
- a CDS encoding ATP-grasp domain-containing protein, whose protein sequence is MVEFTEKKILIVARSGRMLAALARQAGLLPLLVDCFADMDSRALAADWRLIESLHVEEVCKAVTQLRHSHRLDWVVYGSGLERFPDTVEYLQRQGHLLGNGSEVVRALQHKPTWFRRLTVLGIAFPETQFVPPQHGKQWLLKPWAGEGGTDIRHYVGGDAVDSSRYYWQRFQTGVSMSALFVAGNGGVKILGFNRQWCLEESFMFRAIRNGVEVSVAVNRTVTDWLQKLAAALPLCGLGSLDFLCEGDDCYFLEINPRIPASAQLYGEQAFSAHCSACDGKVTGIVMERRPPMVYQIVFAAKSVRIPENMDWPDCVSDRPAAGSIIGKGQPICSIIAAADDAGQLVEGLTARTQFILKLINQGSNSHAISG